Below is a genomic region from Negativicutes bacterium.
ACATTATTGTTGGCGGAATAATTAAAATAACAACACTTCTCAAATAACTGATATTATAATTTACACTAATCGCTACTACCAATAAATAAGAAACCCATAACATCAGCATGATAAAGCCAAAGCCACCAATTACTGAACCCGCCATATTATCTAGCAGTGCACTTATTAAATACAAAGGAATTAAAAATATAATGGGTACATAAATATAGCCCATACTACTAAATAAATTTTTTACTTTTCCGACAAAGCCAAATAATTCTGCCAAAAAGTGCCACAAGGCACATAAACAACCCATAAAAATTACACCGGTTAGACCTTTTAACAACGCAAATCCTAAGGCAATATTTACTTCTAATTGCAGATTAAGCCCAAAGCCTAAGCTCACCAAAAACAATACTGTAAATAATAATAACGATGACTGTAGGGCATTATTTTCCTCACTAATTTTTAGCAATGCTGTTTGAGGTTTATTAAATAAGTCATAAATATTATCAAGCATATTAAAGCCCTACCATTTCTCTTGAGGCGCAAGTAACCCCATATTTGTGGTATCCTCATTTTTTAATAACATTAACAAAATATTAATTAATTCCGCCTTGCTACTGCTACCGGTTAATTTTGCAAAAGGATTATCATTACCAAATTCCTTAACAACCGGTTTCCCTTTAATATTAGCAGCCTTTGCTACAGCATCAATAGTATCATACATATTGCCTAAGTCATCCACTAACCCTACGGCTTTAGCTTGGTTACCAGTATAAATTCTTCCATCCGCCAAGGCCCGGACTGTATTTATATCCATCTTACGGCCTTCTGCTACTGTTTGAACAAACCCTTCATAGGTATCATTCACAATGCCTTGAATAATTTCACGCTCTTTATTAGTCATCGGTCGATCCGCAGACATAATGTCTTTGAATTCACCACTTTTAATTTTTTCTTGTTTAATACCGATTTTACGATATAATTCTTCCCAATTAGAATAAGGCATATAAACCCCAATACTACCAGTGATAGTAGAGGAATTAGCATAAATCTTGTCGGTACAAGACGCTAACCAATAGCCCCCCGAAGCAGTAACATCACCCATAGAAGTATAAATCAATTTACCGTTAGCCCTAATTTTTTTAATTTCTTCACCAACTTCTTGGGTCGCTCCGGTGCTACCACCTGGGCTGTTAATTCTTAACACAATGGCTTTAACCGAGCTATCTTCACTGGCTTTATGTAATTGATTGATGATGCTTTCGCTACCGCCAACATCACCCCATAATCCACGAGAACTGCTATTGGTAATAACTCCATCAACATACACTACCGCCACTTTTTCGCCCAACACTGTTGATTTTTCTTTTTTAGTACTAAACGCCAAGGTTATTAGACAAGTTAAAACAAATAAAATTAATCCTACAATCACAAGTTTTTTACGCATAATACCCCTCCTGTTTTTTAACAATAGTGTAACGATGGTTAAAAACGGTTTAACATAGTTGAACATCGAAAAACCTAAATCATTAGACAAATAATTGCACTATTGATCAACAACTGTTACACCATCATTTCACCACATTTAGCCATTTTTCAACTACCGTTATTATATAGCAAAAAAGGGTGCTTTTACACACCCTTTTTATTATTTATTAGCAATTGCTGCTGTTACGAAATCACGGAATAATGGATGAGGATTAGTTGGGCGAGATTTTAATTCCGGATGGAATTGCGTTGCCACAAACCATGGATGATCTTTAACCTCAACAATCTCTACTAAACTGCCATCTGGCAATGTTCCAGCGATTACTAAGCCAGCTGCAGTTAATTGTTCACGATATTTATTGTTAAATTCAAAACGATGACGATGACGCTCATGAATTAATTCAGCTTTATATGCTGCATGAGTATTGGTAGTAGGACTTACTTTACAAGGATATTGTCCTAATCTCATCGTCCCACCCTTAGCTTCCACATCAACCTGATCTGACATCAAGTCAATGACCGGGTTAAGCGTGTCTGAGAATTCACTACTATGAGCATCGGTTAAGTTGCACACATTACGGGCAAATTCAATAACCGCACACTGCATTCCCAAGCATAGGCCTAAAAATGGAATTTTATTTTCTCTGGCATACTGAATTGCTGAAATCTTTCCTTCAACCCCTCTATCACCAAAACCGCCCGGCACTAAAATTCCTTTACAACCTTCAAAAACTTCCGCTAAATTTGTTCCTTCAGCTTCAATTTCTTCGGCATTAACCCATTTTATATTTACTTTTACATCATTGGCAAACCCGCCATGATTTAAAGACTCCGTAACACTCATATAGGCATCCGGCAATTCAACATATTTACCCACCATTGCGATTGTTACTTCTGCGCTAGGATTATTTATTTTATCAACTAAAGCTTGCCAATCACTCATATCAGCTTCTTTAGCTTTAATATTCATTTTTTCCATCACAATTCTATCAAGACCCTCTGCTTGTAACATTAACGGTACTTGATAAATACTGCTGGCTGTTCTGTTTTGAATTACTGCATTGGCATCAATATCACAGAATAAAGCTAATTTATCTTTCATTTCTGTAGAAATTTCTTTTTCCGCACGACAAACAATAATATCAGGATGAATTCCAATTCCTCTTAGCTCTTTTACACTATGTTGTGTCGGTTTAGTTTTAAGCTCACCGGCAGCTGAAATATAAGGAACTAATGTCACATGAATATATAAAGCATCATCGCGGCCAACTTCTTTTTTAACTTGGCGAATGGCTTCTAAAAACGGTAAACTTTCAATATCACCAACAGTACCGCCAATTTCAGTAATAACGATATCAGCTTCATCGTCTTTACCAACTTGATAAACACGTTCTTTAATCTCGTTTGTTATATGAGGAATAACTTGAACTGTACTACCTAAATAGTCACCTTGACGCTCTTTATTAATAACTGACCAATAAATCTTACCGGCAGTCACATTGGAAGACTTACCTAAATTAATATCAACAAAACGCTCATAATGGCCTAAGTCTAAATCTGTTTCGGCACCATCATCGGTTACGAAAACCTCTCCATGTTGATACGGACTCATTGTACCCGGATCAATATTTATATAGGGATCAAACTTTTGAATTGTGACCTTCAGACCACGACTTTTTAACAATCGCCCCAAAGAAGCTGCTGTAATACCCTTACCAAGGGAAGATACAACACCACCTGTGACGAAGATATACTTTGCCATTTGTAAATCCTCCTTCATGATTTATATCTTTATATCAAATACTTATTTTTCCATTAAGCATTTTTACACACGCCAACTATTTTATCGCTACTCTTAACACACTGTCAAGCAACTTATTCTTGTTCTTGAATTTCTGATAATAATTTTTCTCTTCGACGGGAATTAGAGGTAGTTTTGGTA
It encodes:
- a CDS encoding YIP1 family protein yields the protein MLDNIYDLFNKPQTALLKISEENNALQSSLLLFTVLFLVSLGFGLNLQLEVNIALGFALLKGLTGVIFMGCLCALWHFLAELFGFVGKVKNLFSSMGYIYVPIIFLIPLYLISALLDNMAGSVIGGFGFIMLMLWVSYLLVVAISVNYNISYLRSVVILIIPPTIMLLLSFIMLVAIMGLSMQAIGQIGNL
- the sppA gene encoding signal peptide peptidase SppA, encoding MRKKLVIVGLILFVLTCLITLAFSTKKEKSTVLGEKVAVVYVDGVITNSSSRGLWGDVGGSESIINQLHKASEDSSVKAIVLRINSPGGSTGATQEVGEEIKKIRANGKLIYTSMGDVTASGGYWLASCTDKIYANSSTITGSIGVYMPYSNWEELYRKIGIKQEKIKSGEFKDIMSADRPMTNKEREIIQGIVNDTYEGFVQTVAEGRKMDINTVRALADGRIYTGNQAKAVGLVDDLGNMYDTIDAVAKAANIKGKPVVKEFGNDNPFAKLTGSSSKAELINILLMLLKNEDTTNMGLLAPQEKW
- a CDS encoding CTP synthase, whose amino-acid sequence is MAKYIFVTGGVVSSLGKGITAASLGRLLKSRGLKVTIQKFDPYINIDPGTMSPYQHGEVFVTDDGAETDLDLGHYERFVDINLGKSSNVTAGKIYWSVINKERQGDYLGSTVQVIPHITNEIKERVYQVGKDDEADIVITEIGGTVGDIESLPFLEAIRQVKKEVGRDDALYIHVTLVPYISAAGELKTKPTQHSVKELRGIGIHPDIIVCRAEKEISTEMKDKLALFCDIDANAVIQNRTASSIYQVPLMLQAEGLDRIVMEKMNIKAKEADMSDWQALVDKINNPSAEVTIAMVGKYVELPDAYMSVTESLNHGGFANDVKVNIKWVNAEEIEAEGTNLAEVFEGCKGILVPGGFGDRGVEGKISAIQYARENKIPFLGLCLGMQCAVIEFARNVCNLTDAHSSEFSDTLNPVIDLMSDQVDVEAKGGTMRLGQYPCKVSPTTNTHAAYKAELIHERHRHRFEFNNKYREQLTAAGLVIAGTLPDGSLVEIVEVKDHPWFVATQFHPELKSRPTNPHPLFRDFVTAAIANK